The genomic interval TCCAGAACTAATGCCCACGCCCCCGGCGTTGCCGCAAGCGGACGGCAGATGGCTTGCGCAGCCACGCCCGTCACGCCACGACGGAGTGCGTTTCTGCTGGCTGCGCAAAAAAAGCCCGGCATTGCTGCCGGACCGTAGAAAGGTTGCCCCTCACTGTGTGGGGCTACCCTGACGTGAATCACGACGCCGCCCTTGCATGCAGATTCGGTATCGGATGACTGAGACTAGTAATGCTTTATTAAATGCAGCTTAAGCGCTACGAAACCTGGTGCCAACATTCCAGTGACTGTCGCTTGCTTTCGTGTCTCCCTAAGTTCCAATGACCTCGCTCGCCGGCGAGTCATAACCCGATGAAATACGTTTCCACCTCCATTTCTTCCGACCATAGCTGAACGTCAAGCATCTCGCCAAATTCCACGGCGACACCGTGATACATGCAGCAGAACCCCTGTGCCGTCCGGTAAACAATCACCCATTCGGAATCGGCAGTTGTCCCGGTCTCTGACTGGGCGGCCCATACCCGCCGGAACATCTCGAGATGCAGTGCCTTGCCAAGGCGTTTGCACATTGCCTCTGTATCGTGTACGAGTTTCATCGGTCTTCCTCCTTCGACAGCAGCGCACTGCGGGCTGCGGTCACGAAAGCAAAATGGTCGCGAAAATCGGGGCTTCCCTAGCTTAGCCCGGGAAAATCCTGATGCTCCCTGCCACAGCATCCGCTATGTGCTCTTTCGCTATGACGCCAAGCACGCGCGCTGGAGCATTTGCGTCGCGTTGCGTTAGCACGACCGCCATCACTGCGTGTTGCTTCCAGAGCCTGGAGATAACGCTGAAGGCGACATCCTTTTCCTGCACCACGATGAAATTACGCTGGGCCAGCGTCCCCAACTCGATACCCGAGTCGCTCTGACTGACCGCGCGCCGCAGCCCCGTATTGATGCGCAACACGCCATAGATCTCCTGCTGCCTCGTCACGACAATATGCCGGAACGCGGGACCTTCAAGATGGGCCATCAGGTCACGAAAAGGTACCCTCCCATCGAGCACCAGTACATCAGTCTCCATGACGTGGGCGGCGTTTTGAACGAGAAACATGTTGGCGTGCAAGGCATTGGGAATCGGATGCCCTCGCCGCACGAGCTTGAGCGTATAGATACTCTCAGGGGAAAACAGCCGACGCGCGCCCAGGCTGAATGCCACCGCGATAATCATTGGCAGCACGATGTCGTAGTCCCGCGTCATCTCGAAGATCATGGCCACGGCCGTCATTGCCGCCCCCGTCCCGCCGCCCACCATGGCACCCATGCCCACCATTGCGAAGGCCGGCACGCTGACGGGAGCGCCCGGCACGGCCATTGTAATGAAGGACGCAAATGCGGCGCCGAGCGCCGCGCCGATGAAAAGCGACGGCGAGAACACGCCACCTGAGGAGCCAGATCCAAGACTGACGGACGTCGCCAATGTCTTGCAAAGGGCGAGTAACAGGAGAAACCCACCTCCCTGAAGCTGACCGTAAAGGGTTGCCTGAATGGTCGCATATCCCACACCCTCAACGTAGTAGTGTCCCGCGTAGCGCCACAGCAGGTACATCGTCAGCCCGACAATCAGCATGCCTAGCGCGTGGCGCCGGTAACGTCCGGGTACCTGGTCGAATGCATCTTCTGCCCAATGCAGCGAACGGATCAGCAATGCGGCCGCCGCGCCGGTAATTCCGCCCAGCAGCGCATAAAGCACGAGTGTCAGGACGCCACCCGGTTCGTTCGAGATCGCGCCCAACTGTGCGGGCACGAAAAACGCAGGCGCTGCGCCGAAAAACAGGCGACCGAGAAAAGTCGCCGTGCCTGTGGCTAGAGCCACAGGCAGAAACGTGTTAACACTGATCTCAGGCATCATAAGTTCGGTAGCGAACAGCACGCCACCGATTGGCGTATTGAAGGTCGCGGCGATACCTGCGCCCGCCCCCGCCGCAACGAGCGTAATGCGCTGTCACGCGGTCATCCGGACCAGTTGCCCGAGTGTTGAACCGAGCGCCGACCCTATCTGGATGATCGGGCCTTCACGCCCAACTGCCGCGCCGGATCCGATCGCGAGTGCCGACGCAATCGATTTCACTACAGCGACTACAGGCCTGATAACACCACGCTTGTAGTAAATCGCATCCATTACTTCTGGTACGCCATGCCCTTTTGCTTCCGACGCAAATGTGCTCACTATCCACGTGACAGCGAGGCCGCCCACAACAGGAACGAGAATCACGAACATGCCCCAAGGGGACGCCGGGGTGAATTGACTCGCGTCGTACATGAACGAGAACCGTCCGAGAAAGAAGGCATTGTGGACGAGCCCTATCAGTGCGCGAAATACAACGGCGCCTAGCCCGGTTACGATACCCACGGCGAAGGCAAGTACGCATAGCCAACGCAGACCAACCGGGGCGCCCGAATCGTCTTCCTGCTGAGTTGACTGCTGGGGCTGCGCTGCCGACACCTTGACGTGCCGAGGATTGATGGTCGCTGAACTTTCAGTCTGATCCGGTCCATCGCTCATGTCCTGACTCCGTCGAAGCAAGAATTGCTCTGTACACAGCGTAGGGCACGGAACTCGTTGCTACCAGAGAAATGATGGCCGCCTGAATGCGGCATCAAGGCGTGTCGGCGTCAGACTTGAAAGCCCATCCAAAGGACTGGATCTCGGTCTTGTGCAGCAGCGCGAGCCTCCCTAGACACTGCCGGCCCTTCTTTAACAGGTGCACCTCCACCTGCCGCCGGTCTTCTACGCTTGGCCTGCGCGCAACAAGGCCGGCCGCCTCACAACGGGAAACGAGCGCCACTGTTCCGTGCGGAGACGCCTGCAGCCGCTCCGCCAGTTCCCCGACGGTCGCCCAGTCCCGGCCCGCGAAGCCGCCGATATGCAGCAGCAACATATACTGCAACGGTGTGATGCCCTCTGCGTGCACTATTTCTTCCGAGAAATGCAGGAAACGCCTCAGCTGATAGCGGAAATCGGATAACTCCTGCAGCTCCCTCTTGGTCAGCTCGTCAGGGCCGTGGCGTTTTTTTGAAACCATGATCCTGTTCTCCCGTGTCGTTGCCAGAATTGAAATATGTCATCCCGTGACCTGACTAGATGTCGGTCGCTGACCGTTTGGCCTCATCCCAGATGATACTGAACAGGCGGCCAGCTGCGCCACAGCAGCCTGCTGGACGGGCTCCGTGCGATGGATGGCAGTAGTTCCGCGTGGCCCGATGCCAGCGGGCACCCCAACGTCCGTGACACATCCGGGCTTTGCCACGGCGCCCGGCCCGCCGGCGCTCACCGGCGGCGCCAGGATCGCCGGAAGCGACCCGCCCCTGGTAGCCTGAACAGCCACCTTGCGCGAAGACTGGCACAACGAAGACGATCACCACCCGCTCCTGCCGAAAAGCTTCGTTCCGCCCCCGTGCACCCGCCGGAGCGCAATGCTATTGGCATCAGTCACGATGTGACATAAACTGGAAGTGAGACCTCCTATGGATGGAACTCAGGCGAGGTCATCGGGGCCAGCACTCACGACCGGCAGCTTGCAGAGCGTCCATGGGGCGGCGTTCACTACCTGGTCAAACCTGGCAGCCGGCTCCAGCCGCGCAGGAGGTTTGCTGCGCGAGCGCGCCAGGTGGGAATGGCGAGTCCGCCGGCTGGCAGGCTGCTATTTAACTATCGGCACGTACAGGGAGATCTCATCATGCTGGTTACTTTCCGTTCACCGGCCTCGCCCGACGTAATCATGCTCAAGAATCTCGCCCAGTATCTGCTGGGACTTATCGGCAAGCATCTGGAGACTATAGGAGTCATTCAGCACGCTGAACTGTCCCGGGCAATTAATCGGTTGGAGACCGCGATCTCTGAAGAAGCACAGGCGGATGTCGCACTCGAATCGCTCTATCACGTGCCAGATGCGCATGGCCACACGACGGGCGAAGATCACCGGGGCCTTGCTCAGCGGGCGTGGCCACTGCTCGATATGATGCGTGAAGCGAGCCGACAGAATGTTGATATTATTTGGGGGCTCTAGTGGTAGCAGGCGTTGCCAGACGGGTTCAGAGCAACCTGATGGTTTCCGTAGCGCGATGCGCAGGGCATTGATGCGGTCGCATTCTGCCCCTCGGATCTGACTCCAAAACGGACCTCGCCAAACACATGTCCCGGATTTCTCTTCTTCGCGCAGCGGTTGCCCCAGCTGTACTCGCGCTATTCTGCCTCTGTACAGACCTGTCACATGCCATGTCTCGGAACGAGGTTACTTCAGTCGCGCCAGGCCCGGTGCCCGCTACCCGATGGATCAAACGGGCGGTCCTTCCGGATAACAGTGTGCCAGGATGTCCCTGCTATTCAACAGGCGTTGCAGCCAGAATAGTGGACGTTTATGGACTGGGTGCGCTAGGCGTAATGGCGGAAGGGCCCTTTGTCCTGCCGCGGTGGCATATTCGCGCTTTCCACGCCGACTCGAACCCCAACCGATGGCACCCCGTGAAGCAGGACGAACTTTACCCTGCCCGCGGCCAGCATGTCCTGTTCGCTTGGCCTGAGATCTGACCGCAAGCCTGCGTTCGGGTCAACCTCCGGCTTGGCGGGCAACCTGTCGTCCCCGGGACAGTGCCAAGTCATCACCTAGTCGATGACTTCAAACAGCACGCCACACGATACACGGTCCAGCAGCGCCAGATGACTTCCGCCAGCCAGCCAGCGCGTCACAAATCCTCCGTGTCGGTGGCCAATCACAATCAGATCCGCGCTCAAGGAATTGGCAAGATTTGAAATCTGTTCGGTCGCATCGCCCACCGCAGAATGCGCCGTTGCGCTTACCCCCCATGACTGCAGCTTTGCGATACCTTCCTGCAGTATTTGCCTCGCGGCATTTTCATCAATGTCGAATTTCATAGACGAAAACGCGTCGTAGCCTGCTGGCCACCATGCCAGATCAAGAATGGCCAAAAGGTGCGTCTCGGCATCGAGGTGCCTGGCCAGTGCAGCGCCGCAACGTAATGCCCGCTGCCCTTCGGGCGTCCCGTCATAACAAAGAAGAATCCGGTCGAACGGCGCCATTGTCGCCTCCCACGCGGGCAGGTCTCGTGTTCAAGGGGGTTGCACTTTCCATCGCCACGGTCAGGTGAACATCGGAACCGTTTCGATCAGTACAACGCCCAGCAGCGCCCCAACCAGGGCGCCGATCAGCTTCGGATGCCATCGATCGAGATGAAGCGTGATCAGGAGACTGCCGAAAAGGATCACGCCGAGAAACGCAAACGCGACCACGAGATAGACGAGTTCGAAATCATTGTCGATCACCATGACTTTCTCCGGATTGCGGCATAACGTCCGAAGACGCCGCGACAGTATTGTCAGGACATTGTCATCTGACGGGTCGTGTCGCACCCTCGCTTTATGTCACTCCATGATACATACCGGCAGCATAGACGACCATGAGGGAAACCACCCGTCATAGTGATACGACGGCAACCTCAGACCCGAGTCCCAGCCCCGAACCCTAAAATCAGGTGTTCGAGCTTCACCGATGTGCAAATCGTACTTCTACAGGAAGCAGCCATCGGGGGTTTTGATTGACATTTTCGATTTACATTTAAGGGATGCTTAAGAGTCTGCCTCTACCTTTGAACTGTCGATCACGCCCGTGGACATCCCCAGCGCAAGACGGTCAGTGTCCATCGAATGGCTCACCCGGGCCTTCAGCATTTGCATCTGCAAGCGCTGGTTGCCGTCACTCTTTAAGGAGAGGAAAAATGTTCAATTCAGGCATGAAACGCACGGCAATACTCGTCGCCGCATTTGCAACGTGCGCCTGCAGCTTCGCAAGCGCGAATGCCGCGCAACCCTCCGCCACGCCCGTGTCTGACATCGGACGGCTCTCGGCTAAAGGTAGTCAGGCATTCCAGGACATCCAGCAGGCGCGACTGGCGATATTCAGTGGCCGTCCAGCTCAGGCGACAAAGCTGGTCAAGGAAGCACAGGCGTCGATGAACGCAGCACAGGCGGATGACACCGCGTTTCTGAAAGCAGAGTCAGATCTCAAGACACCACCGTCCATGAAATACCAGTCGAGTTCCGCGAAAAGTACCACACCGGTTTCCTGGCTGCCGGTCGGCGCGGATGTGACGGTCACTGACGACTTCGCCGCCAGACCATCCCAGGCCAAGGCCGTCGCATCCGCAAATGAGCAGTTGAAGAGCGGCAGGCCAGGCGCCGCCATGAAGGTACTCAAACTGGCCGATGTCAACGTGTCCTATACGATGGCGGTCGTGCCGCTCAAGCAGACCATCGCCGACGTCGACAAGGCGGCAGGCCTGCTGTCGATGGACAAGTACTACGAAGCCAATCAGACGTTGAAAGAGGTCCAGGATAGCGTCCGCTATGACTGGGTGGATCTGAAAGCGCTTCCGCAACCGGTCCACGCGGTGGCCAAAAATGATATCGCCGGCCCGGCTTCCGGAACAATGGCCAAATAAGGTTGCGTGCAAACAGCCGAGCCCATCGTAAGCAAGCCGTGCGGAACAGGTATGTGTCCGCTGCAAAGCTTTGAACACTTGCCTTTACAGCTACACTGTGTTCTTGGGCGCACTTTATTTCCTTCGCGCTTTGCGCGATATATCGCGAAGAACCGCTTGCTTCAGGGCTCCTGATTGATAGATCTACCTCGACGCCTTATCGGCGCGGCAGTGTTTCTTGTGCTCATGCAATTGCCCTGGGCCGGATTTTCGTACGCTGCGCAGCCAGCGTTGGCGGACGCACACGTTACTCAGGAGACAGTTACCTCGACCATCTGTCATCGCGGCCATATCTCACGCGTGCTCCCCTCCATTGACGAACAGATCCGTTTAAAGGACATGCTCCTGGAGCAGCGTGGCATAGATCCGTCGGCCGCCGCCGGTTACGCACTCGATTTCCGTCTGCCTGTGCTGCTGGGTGGTTCGCCGGACGCACTGGCGAATCGCGACATCCTTCCATGGGAAGGCGATGCCGGTGAACGCCGCAAGCGCCGGCTCACCGTCTTCCTCAGACACTGTGTCTGCTCTGGCGAGCTTTCGCTGATGCGAGCCCAGGCGGCCATTTCCGGCGACTGGCCGCATCAGTATTCCAACCTCTGGGCATTGACGTGCCAGGATATCAGATAGGCAGCGCCCGCCCTGGCGCTGCGGCGCCGCAAGCCGGTCAGATGAACGTCAGATTCAAAAGCCGCAGGACCGGCCACCGCGCTGCAACGTGGGGCCACTGAGAGCGAGTGCGGCGTTCACAATGGCGAGGTGGGTCAAGGCTTGCGGAAAATTTCCAGCCAGATGACCGCCGGGCACGTTGTACTCTTCTGCCAGCAGGCCCACATCGTTGGCGGCTGCGAGCAGACGCTCGAACTGCTCCCGCGCCTCCCTGTCGCGGCCCTGAAGCTTCATGCATTCCGCCATCCAGCCCGAGCAAGCCAGGAACGCGCCCTCTTTTGGTCCATCTGCGTTGGGCTTCTCGCGTCGAATCAGCCCTCCCTCCGAGAGCTCGCGTTCAATCGTTGCAATCGTCGAGTCCATCCGGGGATCGCCGACGGGAAGAAAGCCGACGAGTGGCAGCAGAAGAAGACTGGCGTCCAGCGCCTGAGAACCGTAGTGTTGCGTGAACGTGCCGAGACCCTCATTCCAGCCTTCACGGCAGATCTCGTCGTGCAACGTCTGCCGCAGCGCTGTGATCCGGTCCAGCACTTCACGACTAACGAGATTGCTCCTCGAGTGGCGACTCACGAAGCGGTCGAATGCAACCCATACCATGACTTTCGAATAAGTGTAATGGCGTGGCTCCGCTCGCGACTCCCACACTCCCGAGCCGACCGTCTGCCAGATTGTCTCGAGATGCTCGACGAGCCTCTGTTCAATAGCGAATTCCTGGTCCGACGACGGGACCCCGCCCCTCCCGGCAAGATCGAGGCAGTCAAGCAGTTCTCCATAGACATCGAGCTGATGCTGCGACGATGCCGCATTGCCGATTCGCACAGGTTTCGCAAAACGGTAACCAGGCAGCGTGTCTACGGTCCACTCGGGCAGGTGCCGTGCGCCGTCAACACGATACATGATCCGCATGTTATCGGGCGAGCCTGCAATGGCGCGAAGTAACCAGTTTCGCCAGCCCTCCGCTTCTTCGTGGTAGCCGGCATTCAGTAACGCTGTGAGGGTAAAACTTGCATCGCGCAGCCAGCAGTAGCGATAGTCCCAGTTCATTTCGCCGCCAGGCGCTTCGGGAAGCGACGTGGTAGGCGCGGCGACCAGACCACCGCTGCGCCGGTGAATCAATGCCTTGAGTGTTATCAGGGAGCGCCGGACCTGAAACGGCCAGTCCGTTTTCGAATTATCAAAACGGCCAATCCAGCCGCGCCAGAAATGCTGGGTCGAGATGAGCGCTGCTTCTGCGTCTACAGGCTCTGGTGGCCCGTCTTCCGAACGGGCGTAACTCAGGACAAAAGCAATTCGTTGTCCTTGCGAGACGTCGAAATTTGCAACGGTCGAGTCGGAAGTCACGTGCAGCCTTAGCGGCGAGCGCAACGCAACGAGATTTGGGCCGACCTTCGCTATCATGTCGTCGCCGTCGGCAACACTCCATGGGGGCAACGCGCCGTAGTCGAAACGCAGGCGTAAGGTGCTGCGCACCTTCACGGTTCCCCGCAAACCGGCAACGATACGTACAAGCGACGAAAAAGTCTTGCGCACCGGCATGAAATCTATGATTCTCACCTCGCCATCCGCCGTCTGGAAGTCTGTTTCCATGATCAGCGTATCTTCCTGATAGCGGCGGCTTTGGCCGGTCACTTCGCCGGCGGGTGAAAGCGACCAATGACCGTGGTCGTTTGTCCCGAGCAGCGCCGCAAAACATGCGTCGTCGTCAAAACGCGGCCAGCATAACCAGTCGATCGAACCGTCCTTACCCACTAGCGCAGCGGTCTCGCCGTCGCCCAGCAGGGCATAATCCTCAATCAGCTTGCTCACGCTCCGCTCCCCTATCGCCACTCGCAACGGCGCCGGATTCTGTTTCCGCGTCGACTTTATTTCTCGCGTTTCCTGCCAATCAGGACGCTAATCCCGCCCAGTATTGCGACACCCGTCACCGCCAAGAAAGCGTTGCGATGCCTGTTGGTAAACATTTCCCAGCTTGTCGTCCTCGACCGGCTGTCAAAACGGCCGTGAGCACCATAGTCGCCAGACACAGGTTCAAAGAGGTTGGCAGGGGCATCGGGGGCGAGTGGTTCATCAGTAAGCTGCCCCTTGTAGCCGGCGCTTGCGAGATACCTGTCGATTAGCCCTGGAGCGATGCGATTCGCGAGGATCGCTTTGACGGTGGGAAACCCCACCCAGACCTCACGGCGCCGGTGTGTTGCCGCAAAGAAAATGGCTCGCGCGGCCACTTCCGGTTCATAAATAGGCGCCACTGGCTGCGCCTTTTTCCCCATCTTGTTTAACGCCCAATCAAATTGCGGGGTATTGACAGCGGGCAGGTCAACCGTCGTCAAGTGGACGTCCAGTCCGTCATGAATGATTTCGGACCGCAGTGCATCCGTAAAGCCGCGCACGGCGAACTTGGCTCCGCAATAGATCGACTGGAGCGGCACTGATCGATATCCCAGTGCCGAGCCAACGTTGACAATCGTCCCGCGGTTTCTGGTGCGCATGCGCGAAAGTGCCGCCATCGTGCCGTGCACCTGGCCTAAGTAAGTGACCTTGGTGCCCCGTTCAAACTCCTGCGCGGTAAGCTTCGAGACCGGCGCAAACACCGTGGCCATTGCAACGTTGACCCAGACATCGATTGGTCCAAGCTCCCGCTCGGCCAGCGAGGCGGCCGCCTCGACAGCGTCGGCATCGGCCACGTCCGTCTGTATGCCGAGGCCCCGTACGCCATACGACGCTTTCAGGTCCGCAGCGGCATGGTCGAGCCGGCCTTTATCACGTGACAGCAAAGCGACGTCATATCCGTGCCGCGCGAACTCCGCGACGGTTGCACGTCCGACACCTGCACCGGCTCCTGTCACCACGACAACCTTGGACATAAGATGTTCCTTTTTACGCGCGCAAATAGGTGAGCCGGGTGAGGACGTGTGAACGGCGCGCTAACAAATCGTCATCTACCAAAACTCGTCGCAGCAGTTTTTGTTCCCACGCGCTCGCAATGCCCGCGCTATGCAACCCGATGCGCAGCAACGTCTGAGGTCCATATCGCTCGAACGGGCCGATTACGACGCACGACGCGAAGCCTCGCCCGAACTATCCCGGAAGCACGTTTGAGTCGATAGATCTGCATGTTCAACTTTCGCCGCCGCAGTGCTTTCGTCTGCGGCCGTGGAGACGGCGTCGCGATCGGACTCGCCTGCCCGGACTTTGAAACGAATCTTGCACATGTTCACGTCTGGCCACAACACGTGTCACTAGCGACACGCTTCCATTTATTGCGAAATCACGAGCGGTTTTTGTCGACTTTGATGCAGAGCGTCGAACCTTTCCGTAAGGCACGAGTAGCGTAGATAAAAGCGCTTGAGCCCACGAACTCGCACGCCAATTCCAGATCAAACCGTAATTAGCCCGGGATCTGTTTTCGGGAGCACGTGATGGAATCTGTTCAATTTCCGCATGAAGACATCAACCGCCGCCAGTGGCTGGTCGCTACTTCAATCGCAGGCGGAATTGCTGGCGTTGCAACCCTGTTGCCTTTTGTCGCCTCGATGGAACCATCGGAGAAAAGCAGAGCTGCAGGTGCGCCCGTCACGGTTGATATCAGTCGGCTGCCGCCGGGAGCCATGGCCACGGTCGCGTGGCGCGGAGTGCCCGTTTTTCTCGTCAATCGCACACCGGCAATGCTCAGAGCAGTCGTCACCCCAAACTCCATGGTCGCTGATCCGTCGACAGAGCGGCCTTTCTCGATGCCGATGCCTGACTACTGCAAAAACGAATATCGCTCGCGCGCCGACCATCAGAACCTTCTTGTCGTCGTGGGCGTTTGTACCCATCTCGGGTGCACGCCGCGTCCGCGCTTCGAGGCAGGTCCACAGCCGAACTTGCCGGATAACTGGCCGGGCGGATTTTTATGCCCATGTCACGGCTCGACGTACGACCTGGCCGGCCGCGTGTTTAAAGACAAGCCCACACCGCAGAATCTTGACGTGCCGCGTTTCAGGTTCACGTCATTGACAACGGTCATAGTGGGCGAAGACGAGCGAGGAGAAGCGTAGCCAGGTTGCGAATTCCGGCAACGCCGAACCAATGCAGCCTCAGTCATCGATGATGCTTCGTTGCCAACTCACGCGCGCCGACTGCGCTTACCGCAGTCGGATTGAAAGCCCAAACATTACGGCCTGCAATAACGCGGAACGATACTTGCGCATCTCAGATACAGCTCGTTTATGCCAGCCTGACGATCGGAGACTGAGATGGCGCA from Paraburkholderia phytofirmans PsJN carries:
- a CDS encoding MarR family winged helix-turn-helix transcriptional regulator, with amino-acid sequence MVSKKRHGPDELTKRELQELSDFRYQLRRFLHFSEEIVHAEGITPLQYMLLLHIGGFAGRDWATVGELAERLQASPHGTVALVSRCEAAGLVARRPSVEDRRQVEVHLLKKGRQCLGRLALLHKTEIQSFGWAFKSDADTP
- a CDS encoding DUF1840 domain-containing protein, with product MLVTFRSPASPDVIMLKNLAQYLLGLIGKHLETIGVIQHAELSRAINRLETAISEEAQADVALESLYHVPDAHGHTTGEDHRGLAQRAWPLLDMMREASRQNVDIIWGL
- a CDS encoding universal stress protein; this encodes MAPFDRILLCYDGTPEGQRALRCGAALARHLDAETHLLAILDLAWWPAGYDAFSSMKFDIDENAARQILQEGIAKLQSWGVSATAHSAVGDATEQISNLANSLSADLIVIGHRHGGFVTRWLAGGSHLALLDRVSCGVLFEVID
- a CDS encoding YfdX family protein — protein: MFNSGMKRTAILVAAFATCACSFASANAAQPSATPVSDIGRLSAKGSQAFQDIQQARLAIFSGRPAQATKLVKEAQASMNAAQADDTAFLKAESDLKTPPSMKYQSSSAKSTTPVSWLPVGADVTVTDDFAARPSQAKAVASANEQLKSGRPGAAMKVLKLADVNVSYTMAVVPLKQTIADVDKAAGLLSMDKYYEANQTLKEVQDSVRYDWVDLKALPQPVHAVAKNDIAGPASGTMAK
- a CDS encoding glycoside hydrolase family 15 protein; the encoded protein is MSKLIEDYALLGDGETAALVGKDGSIDWLCWPRFDDDACFAALLGTNDHGHWSLSPAGEVTGQSRRYQEDTLIMETDFQTADGEVRIIDFMPVRKTFSSLVRIVAGLRGTVKVRSTLRLRFDYGALPPWSVADGDDMIAKVGPNLVALRSPLRLHVTSDSTVANFDVSQGQRIAFVLSYARSEDGPPEPVDAEAALISTQHFWRGWIGRFDNSKTDWPFQVRRSLITLKALIHRRSGGLVAAPTTSLPEAPGGEMNWDYRYCWLRDASFTLTALLNAGYHEEAEGWRNWLLRAIAGSPDNMRIMYRVDGARHLPEWTVDTLPGYRFAKPVRIGNAASSQHQLDVYGELLDCLDLAGRGGVPSSDQEFAIEQRLVEHLETIWQTVGSGVWESRAEPRHYTYSKVMVWVAFDRFVSRHSRSNLVSREVLDRITALRQTLHDEICREGWNEGLGTFTQHYGSQALDASLLLLPLVGFLPVGDPRMDSTIATIERELSEGGLIRREKPNADGPKEGAFLACSGWMAECMKLQGRDREAREQFERLLAAANDVGLLAEEYNVPGGHLAGNFPQALTHLAIVNAALALSGPTLQRGGRSCGF
- a CDS encoding SDR family oxidoreductase, encoding MSKVVVVTGAGAGVGRATVAEFARHGYDVALLSRDKGRLDHAAADLKASYGVRGLGIQTDVADADAVEAAASLAERELGPIDVWVNVAMATVFAPVSKLTAQEFERGTKVTYLGQVHGTMAALSRMRTRNRGTIVNVGSALGYRSVPLQSIYCGAKFAVRGFTDALRSEIIHDGLDVHLTTVDLPAVNTPQFDWALNKMGKKAQPVAPIYEPEVAARAIFFAATHRRREVWVGFPTVKAILANRIAPGLIDRYLASAGYKGQLTDEPLAPDAPANLFEPVSGDYGAHGRFDSRSRTTSWEMFTNRHRNAFLAVTGVAILGGISVLIGRKREK
- the petA gene encoding ubiquinol-cytochrome c reductase iron-sulfur subunit is translated as MESVQFPHEDINRRQWLVATSIAGGIAGVATLLPFVASMEPSEKSRAAGAPVTVDISRLPPGAMATVAWRGVPVFLVNRTPAMLRAVVTPNSMVADPSTERPFSMPMPDYCKNEYRSRADHQNLLVVVGVCTHLGCTPRPRFEAGPQPNLPDNWPGGFLCPCHGSTYDLAGRVFKDKPTPQNLDVPRFRFTSLTTVIVGEDERGEA